The Thermoplasmatales archaeon genome window below encodes:
- a CDS encoding immune inhibitor A, with amino-acid sequence MTEKKYRLVISVFVAIAMITTTIPMAIIAVPPPSDSQEAIFEPTPPTPGYQGPNAQIVFEETFDADLGAFTATDDSGDGAWAWDGTEEAAMWADGGQTDDEDDTLSADIALPQIDTTCNALTLQFDYWGEGGVFEVLADTDLLGTFTATALATADIDLTAYQGTTITLTFHVDATETRTIFIDNVVIAQNPTTDIIINGIEGMEDGGRYNTFPKWIDVNVTNGGTEPITGADFHLQIYKEVPFEPIVYKCWDMETCFLLTWDVFSWDGDQASWYWTEKRSYSPTHSYHSQPDYLDTYEADSFDSLVLHDYFAIPTTIEVDGHTQPVTGAYLTFWHWCEGEFDGTNPIDYGVVSIETAVPPPPSAIVGGPYYDTNGEWVQETIDISAWIGESIKINFTWISDEYLNFEGWYIDDVCIELQVGSDQPLIFQGYSYEDFEAGETRTFSFPIQWTIEEPGTYYIQVYTDYEDCNPLGNEINWTIWFGDVCDGEITDIVVPPSVQMPNTYCDGVAHEEMNWVIVPIDVTVHNNGTLVEDIPVEVTARHKITENLWKDDVESGDLGYTYVVWGGDNLWNIVDADFYSPFHSWHFGDTATHYPAGVNAGFMIVPEGEVDWADLKNYADADIVIKAKWDFRGTDMAVPVLIDGTTWYFFIGRSVHLTGNSGGWQEVRFSNLLAGYVSYLGLNNIFELPEAYGFTNFRGFALGICGPGLAPTVGGGAGLYIDDILVYKSYAGEVVWSDTLVAEDLEPCHSEVLHFEWNTTEYCDYIITATVKLDCDMDPTNDEMGAPTRIWKQIYEPDTWEKWEQEDNTYGLPDHWHIVEECSICPDDHKWWNGDEATGIYPNEVDEVLVINRTFDFTGLTEAYISFETYYYIEAGYDYGYVEVSNDCGDTWFRLATYTGNTGGAWVTETLDLIPGTTILYSEYTDFSFVMPIDFFTDKMHFRFRFVSDELSAEKGWFIDDVVVGSGADIFFFDDMEDATFSADAWYHMATYARCHWHEEDEFGVPYPGPDDVAFWNGEPRNVIGSGTLYRFGNYPPIGTAISFGAWTYTKLSPDHGSWNYWYGVWGERTYWAQGYAGEWQEMYRNYTVDFSAVPLGATITFYLDAIAYDSTTSYWLEVSGDSTSQIFEIPGDDSGNLVLFTFDLSAFAGMSDVLLAFHVNHTTTSGQEEFTLWDGWIDAEAPIWPYGKYYNNVDEKLIFYFDLTHAYEAFLEWDQNYSFADSYPDDYGLVEIWTGSEWKTLFIVQGNSGGGWGHMKLDISDYVGGSELTKIRFRFISNDANVDYGWLIDNISIQGKIDYKNPTASATLSPATPNGCNGWYKTGVTVTLTATDNVKVAKIYYRIDGGTWKVYTAPFTVDVDGSHTIDYYAEDEVGNTSPVGTVSFKIDKTAPTVTITAPQAGYIYLMGRQLFKNPLGGTVIIGGINFEATASDAMSGIDYVTFNINGYSYDDASAPYKIWWHKFDLMPTKYTLTVSAYDEACNKAADQTLSFTHWL; translated from the coding sequence ATGACCGAAAAAAAATATAGGTTGGTAATAAGCGTGTTTGTAGCGATAGCGATGATAACAACAACAATACCAATGGCAATAATAGCAGTTCCACCACCATCTGATAGCCAAGAGGCAATTTTTGAGCCAACTCCACCAACACCAGGCTACCAGGGACCAAATGCTCAAATAGTATTTGAGGAAACATTTGATGCAGACCTTGGAGCATTTACCGCAACAGATGATTCTGGAGATGGAGCATGGGCATGGGATGGCACAGAAGAAGCGGCAATGTGGGCAGACGGAGGACAAACTGATGATGAAGATGACACTCTTTCAGCAGATATAGCTCTACCACAAATTGACACCACATGCAATGCCTTGACACTGCAATTTGACTACTGGGGAGAAGGCGGAGTATTTGAAGTTCTTGCAGACACAGATTTATTGGGAACATTTACAGCAACAGCTCTTGCAACAGCAGATATTGATTTAACCGCATATCAAGGAACAACAATAACATTAACCTTCCATGTTGATGCCACTGAAACAAGAACAATATTTATTGACAATGTTGTAATTGCACAGAACCCAACAACAGATATAATAATAAATGGAATTGAAGGCATGGAAGATGGAGGAAGATACAACACATTCCCGAAGTGGATAGATGTTAATGTAACAAATGGAGGAACAGAGCCAATAACAGGAGCGGATTTCCACTTGCAAATCTATAAGGAAGTTCCATTTGAACCAATAGTTTATAAGTGCTGGGACATGGAAACATGCTTCCTGCTAACATGGGATGTATTCAGCTGGGATGGAGACCAGGCATCATGGTATTGGACAGAAAAGAGAAGCTACAGCCCAACACACAGCTATCACAGCCAGCCAGATTATCTTGATACATATGAAGCAGATTCATTTGATAGCTTGGTTTTGCATGACTATTTTGCAATCCCAACAACAATAGAAGTAGATGGACACACACAACCAGTAACAGGAGCATATCTTACATTCTGGCACTGGTGTGAGGGCGAGTTTGATGGAACAAATCCAATTGACTATGGAGTAGTAAGTATTGAGACAGCTGTTCCGCCACCACCAAGCGCAATTGTTGGAGGACCATATTATGATACAAATGGAGAATGGGTGCAGGAGACAATAGATATATCTGCTTGGATTGGAGAGAGCATAAAGATTAACTTCACATGGATAAGCGATGAATATCTGAACTTTGAGGGATGGTATATAGATGATGTATGCATTGAATTGCAGGTTGGAAGTGATCAGCCATTAATATTCCAGGGCTATAGTTATGAAGATTTTGAAGCGGGAGAAACAAGAACATTTAGCTTCCCAATTCAATGGACAATTGAAGAGCCAGGAACATATTATATCCAGGTTTATACTGACTATGAAGATTGCAACCCACTTGGAAATGAAATCAACTGGACAATATGGTTCGGAGATGTATGCGATGGAGAAATAACAGATATAGTTGTTCCACCATCAGTTCAGATGCCCAATACATATTGTGATGGAGTAGCACATGAAGAAATGAACTGGGTTATAGTTCCAATAGATGTAACAGTTCATAACAATGGAACACTTGTTGAAGATATACCAGTTGAAGTAACCGCACGCCACAAGATAACAGAAAATCTGTGGAAGGATGATGTTGAGAGCGGAGACCTTGGATATACATATGTAGTATGGGGTGGAGATAACCTGTGGAATATAGTTGATGCAGATTTCTATAGCCCATTCCATTCATGGCACTTTGGAGATACAGCAACACACTATCCAGCGGGAGTAAATGCTGGATTTATGATTGTTCCAGAGGGCGAGGTAGATTGGGCTGATTTGAAGAACTATGCTGATGCAGATATAGTTATAAAGGCAAAATGGGACTTCAGAGGAACAGATATGGCGGTTCCAGTTTTAATAGATGGAACCACATGGTACTTCTTCATTGGCAGGAGCGTGCATTTAACTGGAAACTCTGGAGGATGGCAGGAAGTAAGATTTAGCAACCTGCTTGCTGGATATGTTAGCTATTTGGGATTGAACAACATTTTTGAATTGCCAGAGGCATATGGATTTACAAACTTCAGAGGATTCGCATTGGGTATATGTGGTCCAGGGCTGGCTCCAACAGTTGGAGGCGGAGCGGGATTATACATTGATGATATCCTTGTTTACAAGAGCTATGCGGGAGAAGTAGTATGGAGTGATACACTTGTAGCAGAGGATTTAGAGCCATGCCATAGCGAGGTTTTGCACTTTGAATGGAATACAACAGAATACTGCGATTATATTATAACTGCAACAGTTAAACTTGACTGCGATATGGATCCAACAAATGATGAAATGGGCGCACCAACAAGAATATGGAAGCAAATATATGAGCCAGATACATGGGAGAAGTGGGAGCAGGAAGACAATACATATGGATTGCCAGATCACTGGCATATTGTAGAGGAATGCTCAATTTGCCCAGATGACCACAAGTGGTGGAATGGAGATGAGGCAACGGGAATATATCCAAATGAAGTTGATGAAGTCCTTGTAATAAACAGAACATTCGACTTTACAGGATTGACAGAAGCATATATCAGCTTTGAAACATATTACTATATAGAAGCAGGATATGACTATGGATATGTTGAAGTGAGCAATGACTGCGGAGATACATGGTTCAGATTGGCAACTTATACAGGAAATACTGGAGGAGCATGGGTAACTGAAACACTTGATTTAATTCCAGGAACAACAATATTGTATAGCGAATATACAGATTTCTCATTTGTAATGCCAATAGATTTCTTCACAGACAAGATGCATTTCCGCTTCAGATTTGTATCAGATGAATTGTCAGCAGAGAAAGGATGGTTCATTGATGATGTTGTAGTTGGAAGCGGAGCAGATATATTCTTCTTCGATGACATGGAAGATGCAACATTCAGTGCGGATGCATGGTATCATATGGCAACTTATGCAAGATGCCACTGGCATGAAGAAGATGAGTTTGGAGTACCATATCCTGGTCCGGATGATGTTGCATTCTGGAACGGAGAACCAAGAAATGTAATTGGCTCTGGAACATTGTATAGATTTGGAAACTATCCACCAATAGGAACCGCAATAAGCTTTGGTGCATGGACATATACAAAATTGAGTCCAGACCATGGCTCATGGAATTACTGGTATGGAGTATGGGGAGAGAGAACATACTGGGCACAGGGCTATGCTGGAGAATGGCAGGAAATGTATCGCAACTATACAGTTGATTTCTCAGCGGTTCCACTAGGAGCAACAATAACATTCTATTTGGATGCAATTGCATATGATTCAACAACAAGCTACTGGCTTGAAGTAAGTGGCGATAGCACATCGCAGATATTCGAGATACCAGGAGACGATAGCGGTAATTTGGTGCTATTCACATTTGATTTATCAGCATTTGCAGGAATGTCAGATGTATTGCTTGCATTCCATGTAAATCATACAACAACAAGTGGACAAGAAGAATTTACACTATGGGATGGATGGATAGACGCAGAAGCACCAATATGGCCATATGGCAAATACTACAACAATGTTGATGAGAAATTGATATTCTACTTTGACTTAACACATGCATATGAAGCATTCCTTGAGTGGGACCAGAACTACAGCTTTGCAGATAGCTATCCAGATGACTATGGACTTGTTGAGATATGGACTGGAAGCGAATGGAAGACACTATTCATAGTGCAGGGCAACAGCGGTGGTGGCTGGGGACACATGAAACTTGACATAAGTGACTATGTTGGCGGAAGCGAACTTACAAAGATAAGATTTAGATTTATAAGCAATGATGCGAATGTTGATTATGGATGGCTCATTGACAATATAAGCATACAGGGTAAGATTGACTATAAGAACCCAACAGCATCAGCAACATTAAGCCCAGCAACACCAAATGGATGCAATGGCTGGTATAAGACAGGAGTAACAGTAACATTAACAGCAACAGATAATGTAAAGGTAGCAAAGATATACTACCGCATTGATGGCGGAACCTGGAAAGTATACACTGCACCATTCACAGTTGATGTTGATGGAAGCCACACAATTGATTACTATGCAGAAGATGAAGTTGGAAACACATCACCAGTTGGAACAGTGAGCTTCA
- a CDS encoding PKD domain-containing protein, translated as MNSYGRLLFALSVGIMVAGFSSIFQGRGNEYSIERGLGCIPENITPDNNINFLNLAPPSWDWRSQGIVTSVKNQGGCGSCVAFACIGVFEAVIKWKTGLTTDLSEAHLFFCGGGICDWGWYISAGMNYLKNYGVSDESCFPYDGAIYGNQLPCNPCQGWEENAFKIDSWGVVSGRENIKNTIYNYGPVAVDFAVYEDFYYEYPNPSRWPNDVYYHQYGDPVGGHAVAIVGYDDSGQYWICKNSWGTGWGLQGYFKIKYGECGIDDTAYYITYNPNLIASAGGPYKGKPGESLQFYGSAYGGVKPYNWTWDFGDGNKSYEQNPRHAYSKAGNYNVKLTVRDAQGKTASSTTTATINTPPAKPTIKGPNGGRKNVQYTFYAVSYDGDGDKIKYIVNWGDGTSSETGFMRSGENAILTHAWKKEGKYNIKIEAEDERGGKSDASNYYIEIGQKEAPNSPTNPYPPDGATAVPLNVMLSWECYDPDNDTLYYSIYLDGEKIAENLTENKYQLRNLEPFKEYSWEVHVVDSDGSTSQSPTWYFRTKDITSPNLSILEPKEKYLYIGGFSMPFFKTIYIGKIKVIVNASDEQSGMQKVEFYVDGKLEETIYEEPYEWIWNEDTLYDLHILEVIAYDNEGNYAKDSIQAVVLNFFP; from the coding sequence ATGAATAGCTACGGGAGGCTTTTATTTGCTCTTTCAGTTGGAATAATGGTAGCTGGATTTTCCTCAATTTTTCAGGGTAGAGGAAATGAATATTCAATTGAGCGTGGTTTGGGATGCATACCAGAGAATATAACCCCCGATAATAACATAAACTTCCTAAATCTTGCACCTCCTTCTTGGGACTGGAGAAGTCAGGGAATAGTTACTTCTGTTAAAAATCAAGGAGGATGCGGTTCATGTGTTGCTTTTGCCTGCATAGGGGTTTTTGAAGCGGTTATAAAATGGAAAACTGGTTTAACAACAGATTTAAGCGAGGCACATCTATTTTTCTGTGGGGGAGGAATTTGTGATTGGGGATGGTACATAAGTGCTGGAATGAATTACTTAAAAAATTATGGTGTGAGCGATGAAAGTTGCTTCCCTTATGATGGAGCAATTTATGGAAACCAGTTGCCATGCAATCCTTGCCAAGGATGGGAGGAAAATGCATTTAAGATAGATTCATGGGGTGTTGTAAGCGGTAGAGAAAATATAAAGAATACAATTTATAATTATGGACCAGTTGCAGTTGATTTTGCTGTTTATGAAGATTTTTATTATGAGTATCCAAATCCGAGCAGATGGCCAAATGATGTATATTATCATCAATATGGCGACCCTGTTGGAGGGCATGCGGTTGCGATTGTTGGATATGATGACAGCGGGCAATACTGGATTTGCAAAAACAGCTGGGGAACAGGATGGGGCTTGCAGGGCTATTTCAAAATAAAATATGGAGAATGTGGCATAGATGATACTGCCTATTATATTACATATAATCCCAATCTTATTGCAAGTGCGGGTGGGCCATATAAAGGCAAGCCAGGAGAGAGTTTGCAATTTTATGGTTCAGCATATGGTGGAGTAAAGCCATATAATTGGACATGGGACTTTGGAGACGGAAATAAAAGCTATGAGCAAAATCCAAGACATGCATATAGTAAAGCTGGCAATTATAATGTGAAATTAACTGTAAGGGATGCCCAAGGAAAAACAGCAAGCTCAACAACAACTGCAACAATAAATACTCCCCCTGCAAAGCCAACCATAAAGGGACCAAATGGAGGAAGGAAGAATGTTCAATATACTTTTTATGCGGTTTCATATGACGGAGATGGAGATAAGATAAAATATATAGTTAATTGGGGAGATGGAACTTCATCTGAAACTGGATTTATGCGCTCTGGAGAAAATGCGATTTTAACCCATGCATGGAAGAAGGAAGGAAAATATAACATAAAGATTGAGGCGGAGGATGAAAGAGGAGGAAAGAGCGATGCTTCAAACTATTATATTGAAATAGGGCAGAAGGAGGCGCCAAATTCACCAACAAATCCTTACCCGCCAGATGGAGCAACCGCTGTTCCATTAAATGTTATGCTTTCATGGGAATGCTACGACCCTGACAATGACACATTATATTATTCAATATATTTGGATGGAGAGAAAATTGCTGAAAACTTAACTGAAAATAAATATCAGTTGCGCAACCTTGAACCATTTAAGGAATATTCATGGGAAGTCCATGTTGTTGATAGCGATGGCTCAACTTCACAAAGCCCAACATGGTATTTCAGAACAAAAGATATTACATCTCCAAATTTAAGCATTCTTGAACCAAAGGAAAAATATCTTTATATTGGGGGCTTTTCAATGCCTTTCTTTAAAACAATTTACATTGGAAAAATAAAAGTTATTGTAAATGCAAGCGATGAGCAGAGCGGAATGCAAAAAGTTGAATTTTATGTTGATGGAAAACTTGAAGAAACAATATATGAAGAGCCATATGAATGGATATGGAATGAAGACACACTTTACGATTTGCATATTCTTGAAGTAATTGCATATGATAATGAAGGAAATTATGCAAAGGATAGCATCCAGGCGGTTGTTTTAAATTTCTTCCCATAA